Proteins encoded together in one Amphiprion ocellaris isolate individual 3 ecotype Okinawa chromosome 14, ASM2253959v1, whole genome shotgun sequence window:
- the zbtb21 gene encoding zinc finger and BTB domain-containing protein 21 — MESLVHYSNPSHALSVLGVLNEQRLRGQMCDVVLVVGDQRYHAHKSVLAASSEYFQSLFTRLDTESLKVVNLDFCEPDAFEIVLNYIYSSSLFVDKGSLAAIQELGYSLGIPFLTNIVSTRPHASYCVSRKRLSFSDGDENDIQTRSVIVCRVRNDTANPSRSSYQRKTSEKSSSLHSIRGSAQPPPEHNSESSRKSPEQNEASEKKLTYPYSPILKGNSSHITSVRPQLTSSVSFSDAEVQHIRLQSSTDQDTTEENEEESHYHTKVPFQGQATEPSPTIDRSGPLIKSLLRRSLSMDSPVPVFSPTLELKELQNREQSVVKMASEASGLEKSAHNGNSTRTSPLVLRSKYSSRRVESTQVDHEVSVKAEPSSPLADPMDIIRITVGDALPVNLKDLQTNYDEGSRADFNAVGKRKDRPDNRRYPFKKSKFYKEHTLSLDVNMSETASQHASSDPNEDSEEPPQNKIFKCWNCLKVFRSSAGLHRHVNMYHNPEKPYACDICHKRFHTNFKVWTHCQTQHGVVQNPASSSSSAMLDDKFQKKLIDIVREREIKKALLWKLKRNKQGLQSPTLAKKRSRPSFICPYCGKMFVFQSQYRQHLRTHPAEKADQDTASESILYQEQDEISHQKNTDTGVYSCRLCNMKLSSLLEQGDHERGCRHSTVCPYCGLRFSSPVVKKDHEAHCKYKKLTCLECMRTFKSSFSIWRHQVEVHNHNMMTVKDQMHLKQQENSEEASDILKEEHCSDEPLPAGSSRENISYSDSSGPPMYDSEDSSSYVPEDLSMGHLGKLVVKEEPLEEAVSERDNTETAKTAPDEAGVWPCEKCGNLFSSRKDLERHQELLCHIKPFICHICNKAFRTNFRLWSHFQSHMSTASEPGAKEIERHPSPLSPSPPLTPQTSDRPSPQASVLKSTQAAPVVAVMAEESSSPEPCSSSVSKTKKPDLERQPSSHSPLSRSNSMENPGGSQESDTLFYHAPSLSALTFKRQYMCKLCHRTFKTAFSLWSHEQSHSHM, encoded by the coding sequence ATGGAGAGCCTTGTGCATTACAGCAACCCCTCCCATGCTCTCTCAGTGTTGGGGGTTCTCAATGAGCAGCGACTGCGAGGCCAAATGTGTGATGTGGTCCTGGTGGTGGGGGACCAGAGGTATCATGCCCATAAGAGTGTTCTGGCTGCCAGCAGTGAGTATTTCCAGTCCCTGTTCACACGACTGGACACGGAGTCACTCAAAGTTGTAAACCTGGACTTCTGTGAGCCAGACGCCTTTGAGATAGTTTTGAATTACATTTACTCCTCCTCACTCTTTGTGGACAAAGGCAGCCTGGCAGCCATTCAAGAGCTGGGCTACAGTCTTGGAATCCCTTTCCTCACCAACATTGTGTCAACAAGGCCACATGCATCCTACTGTGTGTCAAGAAAAAGGCTTTCGTTCTCAGATGGGGATGAGAATGATATCCAGACAAGGAGCGTCATTGTGTGTCGGGTTCGGAATGACACAGCCAATCCCTCTCGCTCAAGTTATCAGAGAAAAACCTCAGAGAAATCATCGTCTCTGCACTCTATTCGAGGGTCAGCTCAGCCACCACCAGAACACAACTCTGAATCCAGCAGGAAGTCACCTGAACAGAATGAAGCTTCTGAGAAGAAGCTCACCTATCCGTACAGCCCCATTTTAAAAGGAAATTCATCACACATTACATCTGTTAGGCCCCAGCTGACTTCATCAGTATCTTTCAGTGATGCTGAAGTGCAGCACATCAGGCTGCAGTCTAGCACTGATCAGGACACAACCGAGGAGAATGAAGAGGAGTCCCACTATCATACCAAAGTGCCATTTCAGGGTCAGGCCACTGAGCCTAGCCCGACCATCGACAGGAGCGGGCCGCTTATAAAGAGCCTGCTACGAAGATCATTGTCCATGGACAGCCCAGTTCCAGTCTTCTCCCCCACACTGGAGCTCAAGGAGCTGCAAAATCGAGAGCAGTCAGTTGTTAAAATGGCATCAGAAGCATCCGGGCTAGAAAAATCTGCCCACAATGGTAATTCAACTAGAACATCTCCTCTGGTTCTCAGGTCAAAGTACTCCAGCAGGAGGGTTGAATCAACTCAGGTAGACCATGAGGTCAGTGTGAAAGCAGAACCCAGCAGCCCACTCGCTGACCCCATGGACATCATTCGGATCACAGTTGGAGATGCTTTGCCAGTCAATCTCAAAGATTTGCAAACTAATTATGATGAAGGTTCCAGGGCAGACTTTAATGCTGTGGGGAAAAGAAAGGACAGACCCGATAACAGAAGGTACCCATTCAAGAAGAGCAAATTCTATAAAGAACATACTCTGTCACTGGATGTGAACATGTCAGAAACAGCCTCTCAGCATGCCAGcagtgaccctaatgaggacagCGAGGAGCCACCTCAGAACAAGATTTTCAAATGCTGGAATTGTTTAAAGGTTTTCCGGTCCAGTGCAGGACTTCACCGACATGTAAATATGTATCACAACCCGGAAAAGCCGTATGCTTGTGACATCTGCCACAAGCGCTTCCATACCAACTTCAAAGTGTGGACACACTGCCAGACTCAGCATGGTGTAGTACAAAACCCAGCATCATCCTCCAGCTCCGCTATGCTGGATGACAAATTTCAGAAGAAGCTAATAGATATTGTgcgagagagagaaataaagaaagctTTGCTTTGGAAGCTGAAGAGGAATAAGCAGGGTTTGCAGTCTCCTACACTTGCCAAAAAGAGGTCAAGGCCCAGCTTCATCTGTCCTTATTGTGGGAAAATGTTTGTATTCCAGTCTCAGTACAGACAGCATTTGAGGACACATCCTGCTGAAAAGGCTGACCAGGACACAGCGAGTGAGAGCATCCTCTACCAGGAACAGGATGAGATCAGTCATCAGAAGAACACTGACACTGGTGTTTACTCCTGTAGACTTTGTAACATGAAGCTGTCATCGCTCTTAGAACAGGGTGACCACGAGAGAGGCTGTCGACATTCAACTGTCTGCCCTTACTGTGGCCTCCGATTCTCAAGTCCAGTTGTCAAGAAGGACCATGAGGCACATTGTAAGTACAAGAAACTGACATGCCTGGAATGCATGCGGACTTTCAAATCGTCCTTCAGCATATGGCGCCACCAGGTGGAAGTCCACAACCACAACATGATGACTGTTAAAGACCAGATGCACCTGAAGCAAcaagaaaacagtgaagaagCGTCAGACATCCTCAAAGAGGAGCATTGCAGTGATGAGCCTCTACCAGCTGGAAGTTCTAGAGAGAACATTAGTTACAGTGACTCCTCAGGTCCACCCATGTACGACTCAGAAGACTCCTCATCCTATGTGCCTGAGGACCTGAGTATGGGCCACCTTGGTAAGCTGGTAGTGAAGGAGGAGCCATTAGAGGAGGCTGTGAGTGAGAGGGACAACACAGAGACAGCCAAAACTGCGCCTGATGAAGCTGGTGTGTGGCCATGTGAGAAATGCGGAAATCTTTTCAGCTCTCGCAAAGACCTGGAACGACACCAGGAGCTGCTATGCCACATCAAACCATTCATCTGTCACATCTGCAACAAAGCCTTCAGGACCAACTTCCGCCTTTGGAGCCATTTCCAGTCTCACATGTCGACTGCTAGCGAACCTGGAGCCAAAGAGATCGAGAGACACccatctcctctgtctccctcccCTCCGCTGACCCCTCAGACCTCAGACCGTCCCTCCCCACAGGCCTCTGTGCTCAAATCCACCCAGGCGGCTCCGGTCGTTGCAGTGATGGCTGAGGAGTCCAGCAGCCCAGAGCCCTGTAGCTCCTCGGTGAGCAAAACGAAGAAGCCAGACCTAGAACGACAGCCCAGCAGCCACAGCCCTCTGTCGAGGTCCAACAGCATGGAGAATCCAGGCGGCTCTCAGGAATCGGACACGCTCTTTTACCATGCACCGTCTCTGTCTGCCCTAACATTTAAGAGGCAGTACATGTGTAAACTCTGCCACAGGACCTTCAAGACAGCCTTCAGTCTGTGGAGCCATGAGCAGAGTCACAGCCACATGTAG